The proteins below are encoded in one region of Cololabis saira isolate AMF1-May2022 chromosome 21, fColSai1.1, whole genome shotgun sequence:
- the pam16 gene encoding mitochondrial import inner membrane translocase subunit tim16 gives MAKYLAQIIVMGAQVVGRAFARALRQEYAASQAAAQARGRSGQQSAAASSITGMSLQEAQQILNISTLSPEEIQKSYDHLFKVNDKAVGGSYYLQSKVVRAKERLDEELTINTQEKQQSRQNTET, from the exons ATG GCTAAATATCTTGCACAGATCATAGTGATGGGAGCCCAGGTGGTGGGACGAGCGTTTGCACGAGCTTTACGACAAGAATATGCAG CAAGTCAGGCGGCGGCGCAAGCCCGGGGTCGTTCAGGTCAGCAGTCTGCTGCAGCCTCCAGCATCACTGGGATGAGCCTGCAGGAAGCCCAGCAGATCCTCAACATCTCCACTCTCTCTCCCGAGGAGATCCAGAAG aGCTACGACCACCTTTTTAAAGTCAATGACAAGGCAGTAGGCGGTTCATATTATCTACAATCAAAA GTGGTACGAGCTAAAGAGCGTCTGGACGAGGAATTAACTATTAACACACAAGAAAAACAGCAGTCACGGCAGAATACGGAAACATGA
- the glis2b gene encoding zinc finger protein GLIS2b isoform X1, with protein sequence MAARWSILSAALRMSPELEGQWAGVMLSLDEPLDLKLPRRASGKDKGTRTPRLSPLYPRRVRQLHMADDGTAVIEPASPASPHSGVQVVPHDRTETPTPPAVDLSMSPSSRHTPTSPEMTNGNYVPSGNSHLSQAFQFFVPIGAGSGLHLPSSMFIGQASDKRASPDLSADEQLACRWKKCHLLFDSLQDLVDHVNDFHVKPEKDSGYCCHWEGCARRGRGFNARYKMLIHIRTHTNEKPHRCPTCNKSFSRLENLKIHNRSHTGEKPYICPYEGCNKRYSNSSDRFKHTRTHYVDKPYYCKMVGCLKRYTDPSSLRKHIKAHGHFVAQDQGSTGGVGSMLKGSQSGGFASGGGKDSELSYVSGAHILIPGAAAALLGGHALQGLGGGLPLSPLSPRPLDLSTLGSPNSPPCSLGGTSILSFNGSPLGLTKSPLLSPGFPSSALGMPMVPVLGAASERRAQNQQAKRGRGEEAENDMTGGALNLSTGGSHDPLSWVVIPPGAVVLKPAVVN encoded by the exons ATGGCAGCGAGATGGAGCATCCTGTCCGCAGCCCTCAGGATGAGTCCAGAG TTGGAAGGACAGTGGGCTGGAGTCATGCTGTCACTGGACGAGCCCCTGGACCTGAAACTCCCTCGGCGGGCCAGCGGGAAGGACAAGGGAACCCGCACTCCTCGTCTTTCACCCCTGTATCCCAGGCGCGTTCGCCAACTCCACATGGCAGACGATGGAACTGCAGTCATAGAACCTGCGTCACCAGCATCTCCACACTCAG GTGTGCAGGTGGTGCCTCATGATCGAACAGAGACCCCGACCCCCCCTGCTGTGGACCTCAGCATGTCTCCCTCCTCCCGCCACACCCCCACTTCTCCAGAGATGACCAATGGCAACTATGTCCCCTCAGGG AATTCACACCTCTCACAAGCATTTCAATTCTTTGTGCCAATCGGAGCTGGGTCAGGACTTCACCTGCCGTCCTCTATGTTTATTGGCCAGGCAAGTGACAAGAGAGCCTCTCCTGACCTTTCAGCTGATGAACAACTGGCCTGTCGTTGGAAGAAG TGCCATCTGCTCTTTGACTCCCTACAAGACCTGGTGGACCATGTCAATGACTTTCATGTCAAACCTGAGAAGGATTCTGGGTATTGTTGCCACTGGGAGGGCTGTGCTCGCAGAGGGCGGGGCTTTAATGCTAG GTACAAAATGCTCATCCATATTCGGACTCACACTAATGAGAAGCCCCACCGCTGTCCCACCTGCAACAAGAGCTTTTCACGTCTGGAGAACCTCAAGATACACAACCGTTCACACACAG GTGAAAAGCCCTACATTTGCCCGTATGAGGGTTGCAACAAGCGCTACTCCAACTCCAGTGATCGCTTCaaacatacacgcacacattaTGTGGATAAGCCCTACTACTGCAAGATGGTGGGCTGCTTGAAGCGCTACACAGACCCCAGCTCCCTACGCAAGCACATCAAAGCTCATGGCCACTTTGTGGCGCAGGACCAAGGCTCCACAGGTGGAGTGGGCTCCATGCTGAAGGGGAGTCAGAGTGGAGGATTTGCTAGTGGTGGGGGTAAGGATTCAGAGTTGTCATATGTCAGTGGAGCCCACATTTTAATCCCCGGGGCAGCAGCTGCACTTCTGGGAGGCCATGCTCTGCAGGGCCTGGGCGGTGGCCTGCCGCTGTCCCCCCTCAGTCCTCGACCCCTGGACCTCAGCACACTGGGCAGCCCCAACTCCCCTCCATGTAGTCTGGGAGGCACGTCCATCCTGTCCTTCAACGGCTCCCCTCTGGGCTTGACCAAGTCCCCCTTGCTATCCCCGGGATTCCCATCCTCGGCCCTCGGCATGCCGATGGTGCCGGTTCTGGGGGCTGCGTCTGAGCGCAGGGCCCAGAACCAGCAGGCAAAGAGaggcagaggagaggaggcagagaaTGACATGACTGGGGGGGCTTTGAACCTCTCCACTGGAGGCTCTCACGATCCTCTGTCTTGGGTGGTCATACCCCCAGGCGCTGTGGTGCTCAAGCCAGCTGTGGTcaactga
- the glis2b gene encoding zinc finger protein GLIS2b isoform X2 — protein sequence MLSLDEPLDLKLPRRASGKDKGTRTPRLSPLYPRRVRQLHMADDGTAVIEPASPASPHSGVQVVPHDRTETPTPPAVDLSMSPSSRHTPTSPEMTNGNYVPSGNSHLSQAFQFFVPIGAGSGLHLPSSMFIGQASDKRASPDLSADEQLACRWKKCHLLFDSLQDLVDHVNDFHVKPEKDSGYCCHWEGCARRGRGFNARYKMLIHIRTHTNEKPHRCPTCNKSFSRLENLKIHNRSHTGEKPYICPYEGCNKRYSNSSDRFKHTRTHYVDKPYYCKMVGCLKRYTDPSSLRKHIKAHGHFVAQDQGSTGGVGSMLKGSQSGGFASGGGKDSELSYVSGAHILIPGAAAALLGGHALQGLGGGLPLSPLSPRPLDLSTLGSPNSPPCSLGGTSILSFNGSPLGLTKSPLLSPGFPSSALGMPMVPVLGAASERRAQNQQAKRGRGEEAENDMTGGALNLSTGGSHDPLSWVVIPPGAVVLKPAVVN from the exons ATGCTGTCACTGGACGAGCCCCTGGACCTGAAACTCCCTCGGCGGGCCAGCGGGAAGGACAAGGGAACCCGCACTCCTCGTCTTTCACCCCTGTATCCCAGGCGCGTTCGCCAACTCCACATGGCAGACGATGGAACTGCAGTCATAGAACCTGCGTCACCAGCATCTCCACACTCAG GTGTGCAGGTGGTGCCTCATGATCGAACAGAGACCCCGACCCCCCCTGCTGTGGACCTCAGCATGTCTCCCTCCTCCCGCCACACCCCCACTTCTCCAGAGATGACCAATGGCAACTATGTCCCCTCAGGG AATTCACACCTCTCACAAGCATTTCAATTCTTTGTGCCAATCGGAGCTGGGTCAGGACTTCACCTGCCGTCCTCTATGTTTATTGGCCAGGCAAGTGACAAGAGAGCCTCTCCTGACCTTTCAGCTGATGAACAACTGGCCTGTCGTTGGAAGAAG TGCCATCTGCTCTTTGACTCCCTACAAGACCTGGTGGACCATGTCAATGACTTTCATGTCAAACCTGAGAAGGATTCTGGGTATTGTTGCCACTGGGAGGGCTGTGCTCGCAGAGGGCGGGGCTTTAATGCTAG GTACAAAATGCTCATCCATATTCGGACTCACACTAATGAGAAGCCCCACCGCTGTCCCACCTGCAACAAGAGCTTTTCACGTCTGGAGAACCTCAAGATACACAACCGTTCACACACAG GTGAAAAGCCCTACATTTGCCCGTATGAGGGTTGCAACAAGCGCTACTCCAACTCCAGTGATCGCTTCaaacatacacgcacacattaTGTGGATAAGCCCTACTACTGCAAGATGGTGGGCTGCTTGAAGCGCTACACAGACCCCAGCTCCCTACGCAAGCACATCAAAGCTCATGGCCACTTTGTGGCGCAGGACCAAGGCTCCACAGGTGGAGTGGGCTCCATGCTGAAGGGGAGTCAGAGTGGAGGATTTGCTAGTGGTGGGGGTAAGGATTCAGAGTTGTCATATGTCAGTGGAGCCCACATTTTAATCCCCGGGGCAGCAGCTGCACTTCTGGGAGGCCATGCTCTGCAGGGCCTGGGCGGTGGCCTGCCGCTGTCCCCCCTCAGTCCTCGACCCCTGGACCTCAGCACACTGGGCAGCCCCAACTCCCCTCCATGTAGTCTGGGAGGCACGTCCATCCTGTCCTTCAACGGCTCCCCTCTGGGCTTGACCAAGTCCCCCTTGCTATCCCCGGGATTCCCATCCTCGGCCCTCGGCATGCCGATGGTGCCGGTTCTGGGGGCTGCGTCTGAGCGCAGGGCCCAGAACCAGCAGGCAAAGAGaggcagaggagaggaggcagagaaTGACATGACTGGGGGGGCTTTGAACCTCTCCACTGGAGGCTCTCACGATCCTCTGTCTTGGGTGGTCATACCCCCAGGCGCTGTGGTGCTCAAGCCAGCTGTGGTcaactga